GTCTCTATTTTCCCTCTGATGATAAAACAGACAAAATCAATTTTTTGTCATCATCATTTTTAAGTGTTTCAGCTATTTTGCCTAGCAATACTTTGTCTTTTCTTTGTTTAATGTCCGCTAAGATATAACCGCCGAGTATAATTTTCAAATGCGCGTCTAATTTGCGGTTTTTTTTACTTTCCAGAGAAAGTTTTTTGCGTTCGCGTTCCATAGCACGTTTTAGAGCCTCAGATTTTTCTTTTTTTAGAGCCGCGAGTTTAACGGCGTATTCTTGTTTTAATTCATCTACCGACTTCATAAAGTCCTCCTGCTTACAGGATAGCGCTTTGCGCACGGCTTTGCAAGCCGCTGTGATGGCGGATATAAGACCGCCATCACGGGGTAGTATGCTGACTTGCCGAACAAGGCAAGTCAGCATACTACCCCTAGCATAGAATAGCGATATATGCTATTCTATGCTAATAGCGCACTTATACAAACTAGGTCTATATATATACTATATATAGACCTAGTTTGTGTGCGGTCAGGGGTTACACCCCCGACACCCCTGTAGCAAGCAGGCTAAAGCCCGCTTGCCCGGCATAAAGTTAGATTACTTTATGCCGTATAGCATTTATGGCTATTTATCATTTGCACGCCCAGATAATAGGGCGTAGCGCCGGACAATCGGCGGTAGCCGCCGCCGCTTATCGTTCAACCAGCCGATTGGTTGACCGGAGCACAGGGGTAGAGTGCGATTACACGCGAAAAACCAAAGCGGTATCTAGCGCGATTTTAACACCCATTGATACGCCGGAATGGGCAAAAAACCGCGAGGAACTTTGGAACAGAGTACAAGAAAAAGAGAACCGGAAGAATTCACAATTTGCCCGCGAAATTGATGTAGCAATACCCTATGAACTAAAACAAAACGGAGAATTAGCCGTAAAAAATTTTTGTAAAATGTTCACCAACAGGGGTTTAGTATGCGATTACGCGATACATAAACCTGACCGAAATGGCGATAACAGAAACGAACACGCCCACATTATGATAACGACAAGAAAATTAACATCAAAAGGCTGGGGAGAAAAAGACAGGGAAGCAAACGACAAGGATTTTCTTCTTAAAGTCCGAAAATACTGGGAAATTTGCGCAAACTCCGAATTAAAAAAGTTGTATGTCGCCCAACGGATTGCTCCAAAGCCACCACTGATAGAAATAGACTGCCGGTCGCTAAAAGAGCAAGGAATAGACCGCGAGCCACAGCGTCATCAAGGAAAATACGCTACACGGCTTGAAAGAAAAAAACAAGCCATAGAAAGTTCACAACATCTCACAAACGAACAAAAAACAAAAATGAAAGCCGCTATAAATATAAAACGCGGCAAATTTGCCGGACAGCAAGAACAAATCCCCGTAGAACCCGAACAACTAAAACAACTTGAATCCGCCGAACAGTTACTAACAAAAGAAATAGAATTTCTTGAAATGCCTAAAAGCGAATGGGCGGAAAAACATCCAAAACTTGAAAAACAAATTTTAGAAAGCGAACAGATTTCCCTTATTTTTGCAATAAAAAAACACTTACCGGAAATACAGGAAAAATTCAGACAAGACGGCATAAAATTAAAAGATGAGCGGGAACTTTTAGAGAAAGTGTCGCTGGTTGACGCTAAAAAAGCGGCAAAAGAGATTTTAGAACTCGGCAATATTCAAAAAAAACACAGGCCGGATATTTTTGAAAAAATTCAGACCAGCCAACAGGAATTTTTCAAAAAAACTGAATTTTACAATTTGAAATTCATTGTCGCGGAGGTACAAGCCGCCCGCGCCGAAACCGACAGGCGCGAGCGGATAGCACAACAACAATCTAGCGCATCGCGGCAAAAATCACACAGCAGGGGGCGATAATGGCACGAGGATTGGCGCTATTGCGCCCGATGGCGTTCAGAGGTATTTTTATACCCGCTAATTTTCAGTTCTGCGCGGCGCATCCGCGCCGGCGGAAAAATTTTTAACCTTCCGGCCAAATAGTACACCGGTTTAGCAAATCGTGCTTTATTCGCTCTA
The DNA window shown above is from Candidatus Azobacteroides pseudotrichonymphae genomovar. CFP2 and carries:
- the mobQ gene encoding MobQ family relaxase; the protein is MAIYHLHAQIIGRSAGQSAVAAAAYRSTSRLVDRSTGVECDYTRKTKAVSSAILTPIDTPEWAKNREELWNRVQEKENRKNSQFAREIDVAIPYELKQNGELAVKNFCKMFTNRGLVCDYAIHKPDRNGDNRNEHAHIMITTRKLTSKGWGEKDREANDKDFLLKVRKYWEICANSELKKLYVAQRIAPKPPLIEIDCRSLKEQGIDREPQRHQGKYATRLERKKQAIESSQHLTNEQKTKMKAAINIKRGKFAGQQEQIPVEPEQLKQLESAEQLLTKEIEFLEMPKSEWAEKHPKLEKQILESEQISLIFAIKKHLPEIQEKFRQDGIKLKDERELLEKVSLVDAKKAAKEILELGNIQKKHRPDIFEKIQTSQQEFFKKTEFYNLKFIVAEVQAARAETDRRERIAQQQSSASRQKSHSRGR